The proteins below are encoded in one region of Triticum aestivum cultivar Chinese Spring chromosome 1B, IWGSC CS RefSeq v2.1, whole genome shotgun sequence:
- the LOC123135098 gene encoding 60S acidic ribosomal protein P2B — MKLIAAYLLAYLGGNSSPSAADVKNILDSVGAEADEEKLEFLLAELKGKDITEVIASGREKFAAVPSGGGAIAVGAPAAASGGAAAPAAESKEEKVEEKEESDEDMGFSLFD, encoded by the exons ATGAAGCTGATCGCTGCCTACCTCCTCGCCTATCTGGGTGGGAACTCTTCCCCAAGTGCCGCTGACGTCAAGAACATCCTGGACTCAG TTGGTGCCGAGGCtgatgaagaaaagcttgagttccTTCTGGCTGAACTCAAAGGCAAGGACATCACAGAAGTGATTGCATCTGGAAGGGAGAAGTTTGCCGCTGTGCCTTCAGGTGGGGGTGCCATTGCTGTGGGAGCTCCAGCTGCTGCATCTGGTGGTGCCGCCGCACCTGCTGCTGAGTCAAAGGAGGAGAAGGTTGAAGAGAAGGAAGAATCTGATGAA GACATGGGTTTCAGTCTGTTCGACTAA